One window from the genome of Acanthochromis polyacanthus isolate Apoly-LR-REF ecotype Palm Island chromosome 21, KAUST_Apoly_ChrSc, whole genome shotgun sequence encodes:
- the hmox2b gene encoding heme oxygenase 2 translates to MEAAANGGGLVHDGKEDALSPEDLSEMLAAGTKEIHEKAENTQFVKDFLRGRIRKELFKRGAVALYYTYSAMEEEIERNKDHPHFAPLYFPAELHRHEALARDLQYFYGPDWQSQVSCSQATQHYVDRIHQVGQEDPVLLVAHAYTRYMGDLSGGQVLKKVAQRALKLPPTGEGLEFYQFDAIHSAKAFKQLYRSRMNELDLDLHTKKRLVDEAVKAFLFNMEVFDELEEIGKSIQEEVLDAGMEVHGGMGGDISKCPYYAAKMAASGGTAYFCQLAMAVLRHPTGQVLFATWFAALAGLAAWYLM, encoded by the exons ATGGAGGCAGCAGCTAATGGAGGAGGACTGGTGCATGATGGGAAGGAGGACGCCCTCAG TCCAGAGGATCTGTCTGAGATGTTGGCAGCAGGAACCAAAGAGATCCATGAAAAGGCCGAGAACACTCAGTTTGTGAAAGATTTCCTGAGAGGACGGATCCGTAAAGAGCTGTTCAAG aGGGGCGCTGTGGCGCTCTACTACACCTACTCAGCCATGGAGGAGGAGATCGAGAGGAACAAGGACCACCCCCACTTTGCTCCTCTGTACTTTCCTGCAGAGCTTCACCGACATGAAGCTCTGGCCCGGGACCTCCAGTACTTCTACGGTCCGGACTGGCAGAGCCAGGTGAGCTGCTCCCAGGCCACCCAGCACTACGTGGACCGCATCCACCAGGTGGGGCAGGAGGACCCGGTCCTGCTGGTGGCCCACGCCTACACCCGCTACATGGGGGACCTGTCTGGAGGCCAGGTTCTGAAGAAGGTGGCTCAGAGGGCCTTGAAGCTGCCGCCCACCGGAGAGGGCCTGGAGTTCTACCAGTTCGATGCCATCCACAGCGCCAAAGCCTTCAAGCAGCTCTACCGCAGCCGCATGAACGagctggacctggacctgcacACCAAGAAGAGGCTGGTGGACGAAGCCGTCAAGGCCTTCCTCTTCAACATGGAG GTGTTTGACGAGTTAGAAGAAATTGGAAAATCCATCCAGGAGGAGGTTCTAGATGCTGGGATGGAGGTTCatggagggatgggaggagacaTCAGCAAATGTCCTTATTATGCTGCCAAGATGg CGGCTTCAGGTGGGACGGCGTACTTCTGTCAGCTGGCCATGGCCGTCCTCCGACACCCCACCGGACAGGTGCTGTTTGCTACCTGGTTTGCTGCCTTGGCTGGATTGGCTGCCTGGTACCTGATGTGA
- the LOC110952034 gene encoding uncharacterized protein LOC110952034 isoform X2: protein MSLLSSVELLIKMYKEEQVQINARTEVYREILRSLTPEPNTSPDGSEPADEAAADADVSPQEKEDIELLERVLQKALRVLTSSEPSKAGSGGEKLSGPGREVSVSSAAAKGRKPTAVKSASLDRKQLRRPGSCSTLASRLSAGSRPSSSAGPASLSRNHQLRGDQSKAASGSTPSDCRELQQSRRPSEHAARWRSVRNKQNRLWDKVSAVQRRPAAGRSVFMDRLRALFPSEWPSGSPDRTRAVDRPTHQDHQDPRSRTPETASESGGRDEEFGSCETPAEVQTSAHRVEQETETIFFEDDRRKERGGDEDRRTEQFKPSLPPSSASLLLQRVMSPQKGPITALRLPRLSSLAPPLALFFISPPSLRPAECRTCRQGGRQRISALTESFLLIQTSSSSSSSSRPSVGSQQTRLVGMGCTTGHLACQPQPQQGSGQEGPSLEAGGAKVPEVLSSLERLSQATGGMEKSWYRCIFPFGIISLVIGAAGTGVTYTYNDLPQTKVVSVVLLVSGLLLLLMATACWTVHKKKRRKKKEGGSFSSEQCPL from the exons ATGTCGCTGTTGTCGTCGGTGGAGCTTCTCATAAAGATGTACAAAGAAGAACAGGTCCAGATTAACGCCAGGACCGAAGTCTACAGAGAAATACTGCGGAGTCT AACACCAGAACCCAACACGAGCCCCGACGGGTCAGAACCAGCcgatgaagctgcagcag ACGCTGATGTCTCACCTCAGGAGAAGGAGGACATAGAGTTACTAGAGCGAGTTCTGCAGAAAGCCCTTCGGGTTCTTACCTCCTCAGAACCTTCTAAAGCAGGCTCTGGTGGAGAGAAGCTGTCTGGACCTGGAAGGGAAGTCAGCGTTTCATCCGCAGCCGCTAAAGGAAGGAAACCAACAGCCGTGAAATCTgccagtttggacagaaaacagCTCAGAAGACCTGGATCCTGCTCCACACTGGCCTCCAGACTTTCAGCTGGCTCCAGACCTTCCTCTTCAGCTGGTCCAGCATCGCTCTCCAGGAACCACCAGCTGAGAGGAGACCAGAGCAAAGCTGCTTCTGGATCCACACCTTCAGACTGCAGGGAGCTTCAGCAGAGCAG GAGACCTTCTGAACACGCTGCTAGATGGAGATCTGTAAGGAACAAGCAGAACAG GTTGTGGGATAAAGTCTCGGCCGTCCAGAGGAGACCTGCCGCAGGGAGGAGTGTCTTCATGGATCGACTGAGAGCTCTG TTTCCCAGCGAGTGGCCGAGCGGCAGCCCCGACCGGACCAGAGCTGTGGACAGACCGACCCACCAAGACCACCAGGATCCTCGGTCCAGAACCCCAGAAACCGCCTCAGAGTCGG GCGGTCGGGATGAAGAGTTCGGTTCCTGTGAGACGCCAGCAGAGGTCCAAACCTCTGCACATCGAGTGGAACAAG AGACGGAAACGATATTTTTTGAAGACGACAGGAGGAAAGAACGAGGCGGTGATGAGGACAGAAGAACGGAGCAGTTCAAGCCTTCCCTTCCCCCTTCCTCTGCTTCCCTCCTGCTTCAGCGTGTGATGTCACCTCAGAAAGGACCAATCACAGCACTCAGACTTCCCCGTTTGTCATCCTTAGCCCCGCCCCTTGCCTTGTTCTTTATATCTCCTCCGTCTCTACGTCCTGCAGAGTGTAGAACATgcagacagggagggaggcagcgGATTTCAGCGCTGACTGAGAGCTTTCTGCTCATacagacctcctcctcctcctcctcctcctccagaccATCGGTAGGATCCCAGCAGACGAGGTTGGTCGGGATGGGATGTACTACGGGCCACCTGGCCTGTCAGCCTCAGCCCCAGCAGGGCTCGGGGCAGGAGGGTCCGTCCCTGGAGGCTGGTGGGGCCAAAGTGCCGGAGGTCCTGTCCTCCCTGGAGCGTCTGTCCCAGGCCACCGGGGGCATGGAGAAGTCCTGGTACCGCTGCATCTTCCCCTTCGGGATCATCTCCCTGGTGATCGGGGCGGCCGGCACCGGGGTGACCTACACCTACAACGACCTGCCGCAGACTAAGGTGGTGTCGGTGGTGCTGCTGGTCTCAgggctcctcctgctgctgatggCAACCGCCTGCTGGACCGTCcacaagaagaagagaaggaaaaagaaggagggAGGCTCATTCAGCTCTGAACAGTGTCCTCTGTGA
- the LOC110952034 gene encoding tubulin epsilon and delta complex protein 2-like isoform X3 encodes MSLLSSVELLIKMYKEEQVQINARTEVYREILRSLTPEPNTSPDGSEPADEAAADADVSPQEKEDIELLERVLQKALRVLTSSEPSKAGSGGEKLSGPGREVSVSSAAAKGRKPTAVKSASLDRKQLRRPGSCSTLASRLSAGSRPSSSAGPASLSRNHQLRGDQSKAASGSTPSDCRELQQSRSVLNCSADNKTSCSQINYDLWCLHPARRPSEHAARWRSVRNKQNRLWDKVSAVQRRPAAGRSVFMDRLRALFPSEWPSGSPDRTRAVDRPTHQDHQDPRSRTPETASESGGRDEEFGSCETPAEVQTSAHRVEQEWKAWDRWRPGGGRLCSGVSGGITAPLPLTVTYTTEAELQQLEELRLKVALLQQDVYLEQVLLDSLSSRLWSGGAGGLDPGVLRGLYSLLAEGGQRFPAVVLDSE; translated from the exons ATGTCGCTGTTGTCGTCGGTGGAGCTTCTCATAAAGATGTACAAAGAAGAACAGGTCCAGATTAACGCCAGGACCGAAGTCTACAGAGAAATACTGCGGAGTCT AACACCAGAACCCAACACGAGCCCCGACGGGTCAGAACCAGCcgatgaagctgcagcag ACGCTGATGTCTCACCTCAGGAGAAGGAGGACATAGAGTTACTAGAGCGAGTTCTGCAGAAAGCCCTTCGGGTTCTTACCTCCTCAGAACCTTCTAAAGCAGGCTCTGGTGGAGAGAAGCTGTCTGGACCTGGAAGGGAAGTCAGCGTTTCATCCGCAGCCGCTAAAGGAAGGAAACCAACAGCCGTGAAATCTgccagtttggacagaaaacagCTCAGAAGACCTGGATCCTGCTCCACACTGGCCTCCAGACTTTCAGCTGGCTCCAGACCTTCCTCTTCAGCTGGTCCAGCATCGCTCTCCAGGAACCACCAGCTGAGAGGAGACCAGAGCAAAGCTGCTTCTGGATCCACACCTTCAGACTGCAGGGAGCTTCAGCAGAGCAGGTCGGTTCTCAACTGCTCAGCAGATAACAAGACCTCATGTTCACAGATAAACTATGATCTCTGGTGTCTCCATCCTGCTAGGAGACCTTCTGAACACGCTGCTAGATGGAGATCTGTAAGGAACAAGCAGAACAG GTTGTGGGATAAAGTCTCGGCCGTCCAGAGGAGACCTGCCGCAGGGAGGAGTGTCTTCATGGATCGACTGAGAGCTCTG TTTCCCAGCGAGTGGCCGAGCGGCAGCCCCGACCGGACCAGAGCTGTGGACAGACCGACCCACCAAGACCACCAGGATCCTCGGTCCAGAACCCCAGAAACCGCCTCAGAGTCGG GCGGTCGGGATGAAGAGTTCGGTTCCTGTGAGACGCCAGCAGAGGTCCAAACCTCTGCACATCGAGTGGAACAAG AGTGGAAAGCATGGGATCGATGGAGGCCAGGGGGAGGCCGTCTCTGCTCTGGGGTAAGTGGTGGGATAACTGCCCCTCTGCCCCTGACTGTCACCTACACCACAGAGGCTGAgctccagcagctggaggagctgcGCCTGAAGGTGGCGCTGCTTCAGCAGGACGTTTACCTGGAACAG GTTCTGCTGGACTCTCTGTCCTCTCGGCTTTGgtctggaggagctggaggtcTGGACCCCGGGGTTCTGAGGGGCCTGTACTCGCTGCTGGCTGAAGGAGGCCAGCGTTTCCCTGCAGTGGTCCTGGACTCTGAATGA
- the LOC110952034 gene encoding uncharacterized protein LOC110952034 isoform X1 — protein sequence MSLLSSVELLIKMYKEEQVQINARTEVYREILRSLTPEPNTSPDGSEPADEAAADADVSPQEKEDIELLERVLQKALRVLTSSEPSKAGSGGEKLSGPGREVSVSSAAAKGRKPTAVKSASLDRKQLRRPGSCSTLASRLSAGSRPSSSAGPASLSRNHQLRGDQSKAASGSTPSDCRELQQSRSVLNCSADNKTSCSQINYDLWCLHPARRPSEHAARWRSVRNKQNRLWDKVSAVQRRPAAGRSVFMDRLRALFPSEWPSGSPDRTRAVDRPTHQDHQDPRSRTPETASESGGRDEEFGSCETPAEVQTSAHRVEQETETIFFEDDRRKERGGDEDRRTEQFKPSLPPSSASLLLQRVMSPQKGPITALRLPRLSSLAPPLALFFISPPSLRPAECRTCRQGGRQRISALTESFLLIQTSSSSSSSSRPSVGSQQTRLVGMGCTTGHLACQPQPQQGSGQEGPSLEAGGAKVPEVLSSLERLSQATGGMEKSWYRCIFPFGIISLVIGAAGTGVTYTYNDLPQTKVVSVVLLVSGLLLLLMATACWTVHKKKRRKKKEGGSFSSEQCPL from the exons ATGTCGCTGTTGTCGTCGGTGGAGCTTCTCATAAAGATGTACAAAGAAGAACAGGTCCAGATTAACGCCAGGACCGAAGTCTACAGAGAAATACTGCGGAGTCT AACACCAGAACCCAACACGAGCCCCGACGGGTCAGAACCAGCcgatgaagctgcagcag ACGCTGATGTCTCACCTCAGGAGAAGGAGGACATAGAGTTACTAGAGCGAGTTCTGCAGAAAGCCCTTCGGGTTCTTACCTCCTCAGAACCTTCTAAAGCAGGCTCTGGTGGAGAGAAGCTGTCTGGACCTGGAAGGGAAGTCAGCGTTTCATCCGCAGCCGCTAAAGGAAGGAAACCAACAGCCGTGAAATCTgccagtttggacagaaaacagCTCAGAAGACCTGGATCCTGCTCCACACTGGCCTCCAGACTTTCAGCTGGCTCCAGACCTTCCTCTTCAGCTGGTCCAGCATCGCTCTCCAGGAACCACCAGCTGAGAGGAGACCAGAGCAAAGCTGCTTCTGGATCCACACCTTCAGACTGCAGGGAGCTTCAGCAGAGCAGGTCGGTTCTCAACTGCTCAGCAGATAACAAGACCTCATGTTCACAGATAAACTATGATCTCTGGTGTCTCCATCCTGCTAGGAGACCTTCTGAACACGCTGCTAGATGGAGATCTGTAAGGAACAAGCAGAACAG GTTGTGGGATAAAGTCTCGGCCGTCCAGAGGAGACCTGCCGCAGGGAGGAGTGTCTTCATGGATCGACTGAGAGCTCTG TTTCCCAGCGAGTGGCCGAGCGGCAGCCCCGACCGGACCAGAGCTGTGGACAGACCGACCCACCAAGACCACCAGGATCCTCGGTCCAGAACCCCAGAAACCGCCTCAGAGTCGG GCGGTCGGGATGAAGAGTTCGGTTCCTGTGAGACGCCAGCAGAGGTCCAAACCTCTGCACATCGAGTGGAACAAG AGACGGAAACGATATTTTTTGAAGACGACAGGAGGAAAGAACGAGGCGGTGATGAGGACAGAAGAACGGAGCAGTTCAAGCCTTCCCTTCCCCCTTCCTCTGCTTCCCTCCTGCTTCAGCGTGTGATGTCACCTCAGAAAGGACCAATCACAGCACTCAGACTTCCCCGTTTGTCATCCTTAGCCCCGCCCCTTGCCTTGTTCTTTATATCTCCTCCGTCTCTACGTCCTGCAGAGTGTAGAACATgcagacagggagggaggcagcgGATTTCAGCGCTGACTGAGAGCTTTCTGCTCATacagacctcctcctcctcctcctcctcctccagaccATCGGTAGGATCCCAGCAGACGAGGTTGGTCGGGATGGGATGTACTACGGGCCACCTGGCCTGTCAGCCTCAGCCCCAGCAGGGCTCGGGGCAGGAGGGTCCGTCCCTGGAGGCTGGTGGGGCCAAAGTGCCGGAGGTCCTGTCCTCCCTGGAGCGTCTGTCCCAGGCCACCGGGGGCATGGAGAAGTCCTGGTACCGCTGCATCTTCCCCTTCGGGATCATCTCCCTGGTGATCGGGGCGGCCGGCACCGGGGTGACCTACACCTACAACGACCTGCCGCAGACTAAGGTGGTGTCGGTGGTGCTGCTGGTCTCAgggctcctcctgctgctgatggCAACCGCCTGCTGGACCGTCcacaagaagaagagaaggaaaaagaaggagggAGGCTCATTCAGCTCTGAACAGTGTCCTCTGTGA